The genomic segment ATCCTCGGGCGATACCTTGAGCACTCCCGGATCTTCGCGTTCGACAACGACGGCGACCCGCAGGTGTACATCGGCAGCGCCGACATGATGCACCGCAACCTCGACCGGCGGGTCGAGGCGCTCGTGCGCGTCACCGACGAAGGGCACATCACCGAGCTGCTGTCGTTCTTCGATCTCTCCCAGGACGACGGCATCGCCTCCTGGCATCTCGGACCGGACGGAGTGTGGGAGCGGCACTCCGTCGACACCGAAGGTGCACCCCTTGTCGATCTGCAGGACAAGACGATGAGTCAGATCCGCCGCCGGCGCCGGTCCCGCACGGCGCGATGACGCAGGCGGTCACGGTCGTGAAGGACGACAAGGCGGTGTACGCCGCCGGCGCGGTGGTCTGGCGTCTGACCGCGAAAGGCAAGCTCCGCATCCTGCTCATCCATCGCACCAAGTATCGGGATGTGACCCTCCCCAAGGGCAAGGTCGATCCCGGCGAGATGCTCGCTCAGACCGCTGTGCGCGAGGTGGCCGAGGAGACCGGCATCCGCGTGCATCTCGGGGTCCCGGTCGGGGTGAGCCGTTATTTCATGCGCCCCGGCCGCCAGAAGGTCGTCCACTACTGGGCCGCGGAGGCGACCGAGAAGGCGATCCGTCAATCCACGTTCGTCCCCAACAGCGAGATCGCGGCACTCGAGTGGGTCAGCGTCAAGAAGGCGAGGAAGGCGCTGAGCTACCCCGTCGACCTCGAGATCCTCGATGAGTTCGACCGGCTGCTCTCGGACGGCGTGCTTCGCACCTTCCCCATCGTGGCGCTCCGGCACGCCAAGGCGGTGCCCCGGTCCGCCTGGGACGGCCCCGACGCCGGGCGCCCGCTCACCGATCGCGGGCTCCGACAGGCCGAGGCGCTGGTCGAGCCGCTGCGCGCGTTCGGCATCCGCAGGATCATCACCAGCGACGCCGTCCGCTGCGTGCAGACGGTCACGCCGTTCGCGAACGCGCTCGGGCGCGAGCCGGTGCTCACCGAGCGCGTCAGTCAGGACGCCTGGGAGGAGGGCGTCTCGGATGTGCGCACCGTGATCGGCAAACGCGTGCGCGCACGCAAGCCCGCCGTCATCTGCAGTCACGGCCCTGTCCTCCCCGACATCCTGTCCGAACTCGCCCTGGCCACCGGGACCATGCACGGGTCATACCTCGGCAGCGCATCGTCGCTGGAGGTGGGGGCGTTCTCCGTCGCCCACATGTCGGCCACCAACCCCGGCTCCGGGATCATCTCGATCGAGACGCACATTCCCAAGATCTGATCGTCACCGGCCGGCACCACGCGCAGCCGTGTGATGCCGACCGGTCGCCTGCCGTTCACCTGCCGTTCACCGTCGTGGGGCAGTGTCGTTAACCGCCGCGCTTAGCGTCACTGTGTGCCCTGCACCGGGCCTCACCATTCACGATCGAACGGACACCCACAGTGAAGATCTCCCGAATCATGTCGCTCGGCGCCGTCGGCGCCATCGCCGCACTCACCCTCACCGGTTGCGCCACGAACGAAGCAGGCGCAGGCACCGGCGACAGCACGCCGACGTCCTCGATCGCCGGCATGCTCGAGGCCACCGGCGCCTCCTCCCAGGAAGCCGCCCAGCAGTCCTGGGTCGCCGCCTTCCAGACGGCGAACCCCGACGCGACGATCAACTACACCTCGACCGGCTCCGGCACGGGGCGCGAGAACTTCCTCTCCGGCTCCTCGAACTTCGTCGGCTCCGACCGCGCGTTCAACGCCGACGAGGTCGCCGCGGGCGGCTTCGGGTCCTGCGCGACCGACGAGATCGTCGAGGTACCGGTCTACATCTCCCCCGTCGCCGTCGCCTTCAACCTCGAGGGCATCGACGAGCTGAACCTCGACGGCGCGACGCTCGCCGGCATCTTCGCGGGCGACATCACCGAGTGGGACGACCCGGCCATCGCCGAGCAGAACCCTGACGTTGACCTCCCCGATCAGGCGATCGTCCCCGTCCACCGGGCCGACGCCTCCGGTACGCAGGAGACGTTCACCAGTTACCTCGCCGCGGTCGCTCCTGACGTGTGGACCGACGAGCCGAGCGACGAGTGGCCGCTCTCGACGGGTGAGGCCGGCGACGGCACGTCCGGAGTCGTGAACGCCATCACGAACGGTGTCGGCTACATCGGTTTCGCCGATGCGTCGCAGGCCCAGGGGCTCGGCCAGGTCGCCATCGAGGTCGAGGGCGAGTACGTGCCGTACTCCGCAGAGGCCGCCTCCGCCCTGGTCGCCGCGTCGCCCCTCGAGGAGGGGCGTTCCGATCACGACCTCGCCTTCGCCGTCGACCCCGCGTCCGCACCGGCCGGCTCGTACCCGATCGCTCTCGTGTCGTACCTCATCGGCTGTGTCGAGTACGAGGACCCCGAGATCGCCTCTCTGGTGAAGGCGTACTTCGAGTTCGTCGCCTCCGCGGCGGGTCAGGACGTGGCCGCCTCCGCCGCGGGCAGCGCGCCGATCTCGGATGACCTGCGAGAGAAGGTCAACGCCGCCATCGGCGCGATCGTCACGGAGTGACACGGCGCTCGGCTCCGGCCGAGCGCGCATACCCCGCCCTCGTGGCGCCGGTCGCACAGATCGGCTCGGCGCCA from the Microbacterium ginsengiterrae genome contains:
- the pstS gene encoding phosphate ABC transporter substrate-binding protein PstS, coding for MKISRIMSLGAVGAIAALTLTGCATNEAGAGTGDSTPTSSIAGMLEATGASSQEAAQQSWVAAFQTANPDATINYTSTGSGTGRENFLSGSSNFVGSDRAFNADEVAAGGFGSCATDEIVEVPVYISPVAVAFNLEGIDELNLDGATLAGIFAGDITEWDDPAIAEQNPDVDLPDQAIVPVHRADASGTQETFTSYLAAVAPDVWTDEPSDEWPLSTGEAGDGTSGVVNAITNGVGYIGFADASQAQGLGQVAIEVEGEYVPYSAEAASALVAASPLEEGRSDHDLAFAVDPASAPAGSYPIALVSYLIGCVEYEDPEIASLVKAYFEFVASAAGQDVAASAAGSAPISDDLREKVNAAIGAIVTE
- a CDS encoding NUDIX hydrolase codes for the protein MTQAVTVVKDDKAVYAAGAVVWRLTAKGKLRILLIHRTKYRDVTLPKGKVDPGEMLAQTAVREVAEETGIRVHLGVPVGVSRYFMRPGRQKVVHYWAAEATEKAIRQSTFVPNSEIAALEWVSVKKARKALSYPVDLEILDEFDRLLSDGVLRTFPIVALRHAKAVPRSAWDGPDAGRPLTDRGLRQAEALVEPLRAFGIRRIITSDAVRCVQTVTPFANALGREPVLTERVSQDAWEEGVSDVRTVIGKRVRARKPAVICSHGPVLPDILSELALATGTMHGSYLGSASSLEVGAFSVAHMSATNPGSGIISIETHIPKI